The genomic DNA GTTTTAAACATATCTAAGGATTggacttctcatgaataaggtacaaatATCCATATCGGGAATAATTATCTATAAAGCTTCTAAAGTATGCTTGATCATTCCAAGAGCTTTAAGGAATAATCTACATATATTCATATGTATAAACTCTAAGACTTCATTACTTTGTCTTGAACCCTTATTACTTTTGTTAGATGTTTTCTCTTTAAACACTCAATGCAGATTCTAAAATCTTACATATCAAGGCAATCAAGAGTTTCTTATGGCATTAACCTTTATATGCATTGTTTAGAGATATGCCCTAAACGTCTATGCCATAACATGGATGAATTCTCATTTGCCACATTATGCTTCACACTTATACTATACATCATAAGATTATCCATATAAGTTTCAgtgtccaatctatatagtttgtcAATCAGGAAACCAATATCACACaagatagaattttaaaaaatactaaattttCTACTTCTAAATTTAAAAGTACATTATTCCCCAAATAAACTTTAAAGATATTTATTATCTCTACTTTTGTCTTCTTACCCATTCCCGTATAGACGAATTTTTTTGCATCAATTGGCATTTAGCTCGTGAGACAACTCTGCATAGTTACACTTATGTGAGTAATTGTATCAGTATTTATCAACTAAGTGTTATTAGGTACAGTAGTTAAATTGACTTctaaactaacaaagttgagaagtatACCTTTCTTGGCACGTTAATTAATGTATCTAGAGCAATCATTCTTCAGATGACCTTTctttttataaaagaaacaagttggatcCGGATCTTGTTGCTTTTACACCTTATGTCCTAAAGCCTCAGTCACTACCAGGGTCGTACCTGAGTTTTCGTAGGCCTGAGTCGAAGTTTCAAAATTAGGCCCctgcaattaatttttttttatcaaaagtaTTCTTCATTAAGACAAAATACAATgcaaaatattaatttgaaattgTATATACAATATATGTAATTTAGttaaacaataataaattatagATATTACCAATACTCACTTAAATATAACACGTCTTGTCGTTTTTGATgcaaaaatatcaattaagcatGAGTAATCAAGATATTCCATAATTTTCTTCTCAATTGATAGCATGGCCAGCCCGTTCAATCTTTCTTGTGACATAGTTGATCGAAGATAATTTTTGATCAATTTCAACTTCGAGAAACTTCTTTCGACAGTTGCAACTGTAACTGGTATAGTCAACAAAATTCTGTAAGCAATATAAGCATTCGGATAACAATTATCCACATCTTTGAGATGATTCAACACGTCTATTGCTCTTTTTGCTTCTGTTGGTAAAGAATGCTTCAAAAGAGTTAACTCCATGAATAACTCATGTCCATCAATATCAGAATTGTCATTATGCTTTAAACATTGTTCAAGATTTTCACAAGATCTTAACAAATTATCATCATCAACACACTTTAATTTCTCCAAACTGAATAAAAATCTAAAAGtttcttcatattttttaaattgttcaaaCCGGCTTTGTAGAGAAGAATACCCTTGATCAATCAAAAAGAGAAAGTAGTTAACTCTGAAAGATTCGTCCGCTGATTGTGTTACCTCATTTGTAATAGTTTCATCAAACTGTTTTTTTCTTCTAATAATACGTTTTTCCTTGAATGAAGCTTCAATTCCCAATTCATTTGCCATTTGTTTAGCTTCATTAACAGCCTTTTCAAATCCATGTTCTCTATATTCTTCAAAATTCAACATAAGACCCTTTATATGTTTAATAGCAACATCAATATCTACATCTTCAGCTTGGAGAATCTTGCTTACAATATTTACTGAATGCAACAACTTATACCAAATTACCAAATCAAccaagaattcaaaattttcaagatcATGTGTTGCTAAAGACTCAGCCTCACTCTTTCCTGTTGAATCATCACCCATGTCTGCTAAGTCAAGTAAAGCATCTCTTATCTTTGAAATTTATTCTTTTATCGGTCTCACACTTTCAACGTGACTTTCCCAACAGGTTTGTGGCAATGGCTTAAGTGTTAAACCTTCCACGTGATGTTTGAAAATTTTCCATCGCTTGGTAGAAGATGAGAACAATTGATATATCCGTTGTATTACTCCAAAAAATGACATAGCTTGAGGACAACAATTCGCAATATCACataatgccaaatttaggctGTGACATCCACAAGGAGTATAGAATGCTCTAGGGTTAATATCTAATAATCTTCACTGCACTCCAttatgttttcctttcatatttgaTCCATTGCCATATCCTTGGCCTCTTATATCATCAAGATTAAGTCCAAGATTTTTCAACACAGTTTTTAACTCAATAAAAAGTCCATGTCCTGATGTATCATCTACCTTCAAAAATTCAACCCAATATTCTTCTATCACTGCAGAGGTTGCTGAATCATCCACACAACGTATTACAAGGGACATTTGTTCCTCATGACCTGCATCTGGAGTACAATCTAGTATAACTGCATAATATTTGGCCTTTTTAACTTTTGCAATGATTGATTTTTTCACTTCATGTGCTAGCATCTGTATCAACTCATTTTGGATTTTAGGACCAAGATATGTATAATGAGTTTCACTTGATTGTATCCGACGAATGTGTTCTTTCATTATTGGATCAAACTCCGCTATCATTTCAATCATTTGCAAAAAATTGCCATTGTTTTCAGCATAAATTTTCTCATAATCTCCTCGAAATGCCAAGTTGTTTTTTGCCAATCTATGCACAATAGCAATTATCCTCTTTAATAGTTGTCTCCAATGCTCCTTCTCTTTGTTGATTTCTACTTGTATACTATCATCAATTGTCTTATTTTTTTCCGACCTTTTCTCCAATTCAATCCAATTAATCATACAATCAATATGTTCCTTACTTGCTTCATGATTTTTCAGACTATGACTCAAGTTATGCCAATCTTTGTACCCTTCATTAGCCAATTGACCAATTTTGTACATGGTACTTTGAGTTTTGAATAATTTGCAACAGAAGCAAAATACTTTGTCGGAAGAAATTGAATACACAAGccactttctattttttttttcgccATTAGATAGTAATCTCTTGTAATGTGATGCATCAAAATGCCTACCATTATTATCCTTAGGAAACAAAACACCATCAACTCTACTTGAACCCCTTTCAACTAAAAAATCCCGAATATTTGGATCAATCTTATCCCAATTTGCTTGATCATCAACATTAAGTGGAAACAAAGTCTCTTGATTTTCAGATTGATTATTAACCACATCCACATCATCTTCATCATTCGATTCATTTACATTGAGGGTTTGAATCAATTCTATATCCAAAGATTGATCAAGTTCTTCAACATGAATGTTGTTTTCATTCTCTTGTTCCACATTCGTTGGATTATCAATTGTTTCTTCTACCATCATTCTCTTATTACtagaaaaatatttatcaatatcTCCTGCTTGACTTTGAATTAATGCTTATTCCTTttgctttctctttcttttctgatAGCCAGATAGATGTTTGGGATTAGAAgccattaattatatattttacctAAAAAATGTGTAAGAATTATCCAAATATTGTTGTCAAAATTCTTCtaagaaattattttaactacaagaaaaacccacCTCAAGGGAAGAATttccaatttgatatttttgcctaTATTATGCTCCCCTTAGTTAACTGTAACCAAATATGCAAGATATAAACAAGATTCCAATTCTTACTAATAATCTTAATCATCAagacaaaatcaaaaaaaaaaaatccagcgACATTGAAAGATACAAATGGAAACTTTAATCTTGTGTCTCATACCTTATCGAACCTTAGGTAAAGAGAAATTGAAGCTCTAATCTTTAATTTTGTGTCAGATAAATGGAAGCTTTAATCCAAACACAACAAATTCAGCAAAAACAAATTCTGATTTCTGCAataagagaaatagggttatagCATTAAAACCCCAGATTGAAACATCATCAAATTCAAACCCACTAGTCACTAGAGAAGATACGATCATACGAACCTTGCACAGACAGCACAGTTGCACTGAATGATTAGAATCGATGAATGGGAAAGAAAGAAATGTCGACAATGACGTGAACAACAAGTCAGCACTCAGCAACTTAGGTAGCGAACCAGCGATTGTTGAATGTTGAGCCTCGATCGATGCTTCCTTGTTCAAAAATTTTGATAGAGGGTGGCAGCCGACAAGAGACCGCAATAGAAAGGCTGTAAGGGGAGGAGAAGCATCACAGGTGGCTTCGTGGAACAACGGCAAGTCGGCGACGCGGAACGACAGCAGCAGTGCGGACTGACGCGGAACGACAGCAGCAGTGCAGACCGACGGCGTTAGTTGCTGGCGGCAAGGGAAATGAAAAATCGAGAACCTGTGGAAGAAAAAGGGGAAATAGGGTTAACTTATTATTTTACACTTTtacataaagtttttaaaattataattaagtccTGAAAAGTATAGCATGATTACTACAAAGACCCTCTTGCTCCAACTAATGGGCCCCTAAGATGATGGGCCCTGAGACAGTTGACTCTTGGAACTGTGCTCAGGTCCGACCCTGGTCACTACAAGTTGTTTACCCTTACTCTTATTATTATCCTTCTTTTTCTTATTCGAATACTGAGCTGAGGATGCATAGTGAGTACTTTGAGATGCGCCACCTCTCAATCTCTCTTCTTCTTGTACACACTGAGCTATGAGCTCATTTAGTGTCCATttctccttttgagtattatagtTAATCTTAAAAGCAGTGAACTATGTAGGCAGAGAGATTAAGATAGGATTTACAAGAACACTTTCAAACATGTCTAACGTTAGTGTCTTAAGTCATGTAACAAAGTTGGACATCTCTATGATATACTCCCTAATATTATCCTTCCTTGTGTACCACATGGACACTAACTTCATGAGAAATGTGGTAGTCTCAACTTTTTCATTTGAGATGAATCGTTCtgctaattccttaagaaaggtTTTAGTATCCTTCTTCTCAGTTATCAAATCCCTAAATGACTTTGGAATTGACATTCTCATATCATCAGACTCATGCAATTAGATCACTCCCACTTTTCAAAGTTCACATTTTGATCCACAATGGAAGCATCAGTTAAAGGTGCAGGGGCAATCATGCCTAAATGCATAGTCCAAATTCATGAGCTCAATAAAACTTTAATATGCTCTTTCCATTGTCCTAAGTTTGTGTTAGTAAGCACAGGGATATTGTTCGAGTATGCAGACATTGAGAGTACTGCATAAACAAAAACAAAGAACATAGCTTAATTTAACAAATAAGGCATGTATCTTTATAGTTGTGCAATAACAAAATGCAACAAATAAAACATGCAACTATATAGTCATTAATAGAGATATTTAGTACAACATTACATTAAGTCTTTGGACTATATTGTAACTTGCTATTGGTGCTCTCTAAATAACTCATGATTATCTTCATCTGCCACATAACTGACCTTTTTTTGGACCGATGCATTATGCGCATAATATTTTATTCATGAGCTTCCTTAGTTAGCTTATGTTTTATAATATTACTCACAATACTTCTGATCAGTCACATGATGCCCCTTCCTTTTGGCCGACATACCATGTGCATGATCAGGAAATTTAACTCAATTTGTAAGCTTCCTTAAACATATATCCGACATAAAAATGATTTTCCTTTGGGCCAATCACCCTTAGCATGGACATACATCCCTCTACACTAATACTCCTAGCCTCTCCAATAGTTCTCACTTTGGTGATGGTATAGATTTGACTAAGTAGCACGAGCGAAGAAGAATTCAGGAAGAAACTGCTGAAAACTAAGCTAACTTcagttatcaatcgattgatattagATATCAATTGATTGACACCCTTGTCCATTGATCAAGAATGGATGTGAATCAATTCACACGCGTGTCAattaattgatcaattgattAAATACATATGAATCGATTCACTCATCGATCCAGAAGGTCTCTGTTCGCTTGTTCATTCACcctaatcgatcagctaatcaattGACTAATGTCAATCGATTCACCAATCGATTCGGTTAATGGACAATCCAGCGAACGTCAATCGATTATCCGATTGATTAGTGaaccccaatcgattagtcgatcatTTTAGAAGTTCTATGTGGACTTCCTTATAAACTTCAATCAATTGACTGATCAATTGGTGaataccaatcgatcagccgatcaattcaaAAGCCTTTTGTGGACTTCCAATGATTCCAAAATCGATTGCGTGATCGATTGAAGAACTCGAATCGATCACCCAATAGATTTGGGACCTTTATAGTAATCGAgcaatctcaatcgattgactcTTTATGCTGATTGATTGGTAAATaccaatcaatcaattgatcgattccgGACCCCTTTGTTCACCAATTTgagcatcccaatcgattgagtcttacaccaatcgattggtaaatatCAATCGACCAACTAATCGATTCAGAAAACTTCTATTCATGAATTTGCGactaccaatcgattgagaaccttcccaatcgattgatatcaAAAAAATCTGATTTCTGAATGTAATTTTCAGCCCTAAAATCAAGCCGCTAATCTAGTTCTTCACTGATAATGCGAAAATCTCGATTCATAGGTTAAGTCCTAATCTATCCATGCTACATTCAACGAATACACACCAATTTCGCTCATTCATATGGAATCAAATGGAAAAATTGATGTGTATGTGCTAAAAAGTTGAAAAATAATCTTTACGCCTTAAAAACTAATAATAAGTCAATCCTAAGCTCTGATTACaattattagaattgcaatacaTCATACATGAACTAAAGGATGCGTCTACAATAGGATCTTGCtatcatcaatctctaaagctcAATAGAAAATCGAAACAATAGCTAGCACAAGTTGACGTGAATCCATCGCAAAGCTATCACTTATTACTTGTCGTCGGTGTTCCTACTAATGCGGAATAGTCTTGTACATGAGTGGACAGTGATAATCCTTAGTTCTTTCTCAATGGGAAAGAAAGAAGATTGAAAAAAGCTCTAGAGCATACCCTAATTCATGAGCATCTTCCTTTATATACCAAGCTCATCCTATAGGGGCTATCCACCTTAAAACTCATCCATTATTAATAGTTCATCAAGGTTAATAAATCGGGTTATTAGATTTACACATTAAATCCACATCCTTTTAATCCAAACCCTCTTTATATGTATTGaagcattagatcacttaattagGTTTAGTTACTCTAATGATAATTAGTTGTATGTGTGTGTTAATCAAGTGTAAGCCCACCTTATAAAGATTAAGTTCATctatataaatttaatttgatttagtccACCCATATGAACTTAATCCTACATATATATTATTGTTATAATAATTAGATATATGTTAAATTTATCTCCATCTCAATTTGATCAGTTTTCTCTTAGCACTTTATTTGGATGGAAATCTCCAAACTAAATAAAGAGAGAGataattgttttattttattttattttattttcatcttatctccttggtaaaaattctgtccttaattatttaaaattgttgCATGCTAATATTTATAGTTTTTAGATTTAAACCATCCTCTGTTATCTTGATATATACATATCTAACAAGAAGCACTAGAATTTGTTTGAATATCAGTGATGCATTAGAGTTCATGAACTTCCTTCCAATCATGGACTTATGGTGAAATGATGAGCAGGTGATGATCTTCAGCTCACAAACTATGGATGAACAAATTTGCACTGCTATAAATGCTAGCTCAGACAAGTTGGTATACAAAAATAACTCACCTCTTGGAATGTTCCGGGACCATAAATTAAAGGACCAGGGCGTTGCCATGGACTCTCAGAACCTTTTGGATCCACATTGGCCACCATATCAACCTAATCATTTAACACTTTCAAACTTCAAATCTGCGTAAGATTGGAAAATGAATGATGGGTACTTGGCAGCTAATTTGTCATGTTGCAGAGGAGTATGGCTCACCAGTCTTGATCAATTCTTCAAATGTgtctttatctttttcttttcctttttgaatGTTTGATCTAATGAGTTCAGTTTCACTTGAATAGCTTTTGTGTAGTTTAATCATCTACCTGTACACCTTGCATAAACTTGAAGCAGACAAATGTTGCAGGACCAGTCAGCAGGCTCCCTTGTCACTGGACAGGAAAACTTGAGATCGACATTCTTTAGAGATTCCTGAAAGACTATCTTTTTGACCTATAGCTTCATGTCAGCACCTTCAGTGATTTAGTCTTCTGACACAGATAGCTGTTTAACAACTATGACAGATTCCTCCTCATTATTGAAGAATTTCAAAATAACAATTAAAAGTTCAACTGTGACGACATCCAGTTATTTATGACTAGCTAGAATGATCAAAGTCGTAGCAAAGGGCAATCAATTTGCATTGGCATCTATGGCATTGCGTTCTGATCGACGATTCTTGGCGGCTAGATAGATGCTCAAAACAGATCTGCAGCAAAGTCTTCCATGGCAATTCTTGTGTAAAAGCTCTTCTGCTGTAGTGTTCCAGACATATGCAACAGCACAAAGTGGTCTGGAAAAATTCCTTTGCCTAGAATGATCAAAATAGGATAAGGAAAACAGAATTTCTTATGGTTCGTGTGTCTGCAAACCGATGACTTAGCTCTGTAAGGTCACTGACTAACAGTCTCTGCAAACCGATGACTTAGCTCTGTAAGATCACTGACTAACAGTCTCTGCAAATCGAGTGGGGTCTCCTCACTAATAGTGGGAAGTGCAACAAGCATTTTCATTTTTCATATGGTGATATTTATCTAGTTTCACTTTGCCAAATATTACAAATTGGAACAGCAAtagtataatttaatttagacatTTGTTCGTATAATTTCACTAACAGGGAATTTCATATCtcctttctgatttttttttccttttttaattttcAGATGCAAGAAGCCCTACGCAAGATCGTAGAAGAGCTATTAGCATTTTTGTCTCCATCGAAAATTGAGGGATATTAGATCAACTACTACCACTTCTTCAACTTCGTCTTGGTGGTGTAGGGCATGTCAGGGTAAATAAAAAAACACCAATGTATTTTGAACTCCACAGATATAATGTGTACTAGATGAAATTCGATTCCTCATTGCTTAAGAAATCCATCCCACCACTTACCGTAGGGGCCTCCTCTCCTCTACTTGCTACTATACTTCAAAAGTTATTGTAGTAGATTTGACTTGGCAAATGCTAATAGTTtgttaatatttatgaataatattcacgaataaaatttcacaaattatatttatcaataaaattcttatcaatatagtaaataaaaaataaataagctTGTAATATCAAGTTCACTAATCaactaaataattttaaagtataaaattttgaaacaatcaaataattttaaattgaaagttcaataacatttaaatgaatcaagtcaaatccaaattaaatcaaatttaaactcataaaaaagaaatcaagttaaacttaaacaACTATTTCCATAGTTTGATTCATCTTAGACTCGATTAGTTTAAccaaattaatttattaaggaTAATGCTCATCTCATTCACTGTCcaccttaaaaaaattattaaatcaaataaCATCGAATGAATCTAGAATGATCAACCCAACCTTCCACGAAAATTTTCTACTAATTATTAGTATAAATCAAAAAGTAATGGGGTGGACCGTTTAGAAATTTAATATCATATGATTACATGtctcattaaaaaaaatctta from Zingiber officinale cultivar Zhangliang chromosome 4A, Zo_v1.1, whole genome shotgun sequence includes the following:
- the LOC121972703 gene encoding 52 kDa repressor of the inhibitor of the protein kinase-like, with protein sequence MGDDSTGKSEAESLATHDLENFEFLVDLVIWYKLLHSVNIVSKILQAEDVDIDVAIKHIKGLMLNFEEYREHGFEKAVNEAKQMANELGIEASFKEKRIIRRKKQFDETITNEVTQSADESFRVNYFLFLIDQGYSSLQSRFEQFKKYEETFRFLFSLEKLKCVDDDNLLRSCENLEQCLKHNDNSDIDGHELFMELTLLKHSLPTEAKRAIDVLNHLKDVDNCYPNAYIAYRILLTIPVTVATVERSFSKLKLIKNYLRSTMSQERLNGLAMLSIEKKIMEYLDYSCLIDIFASKTTRRVIFK
- the LOC121972704 gene encoding uncharacterized protein LOC121972704, producing MVEETIDNPTNVEQENENNIHVEELDQSLDIELIQTLNVNESNDEDDVDVVNNQSENQETLFPLNVDDQANWDKIDPNIRDFLVERGSSRVDGVLFPKDNNGRHFDASHYKRLLSNGEKKNRKWLVYSISSDKVFCFCCKLFKTQSTMYKIGQLANEGYKDWHNLSHSLKNHEASKEHIDCMINWIELEKRSEKNKTIDDSIQVEINKEKEHWRQLLKRIIAIVHRLAKNNLAFRGDYEKIYAENNGNFLQMIEMIAEFDPIMKEHIRRIQSSETHYTYLGPKIQNELIQMLAHEVKKSIIAKVKKAKYYAVILDCTPDAGHEEQMSLVIRCVDDSATSAVIEEYWVEFLKVDDTSGHGLFIELKTVLKNLGLNLDDIRGQGYGNGSNMKGKHNGVQ